A region from the Onthophagus taurus isolate NC chromosome 8, IU_Otau_3.0, whole genome shotgun sequence genome encodes:
- the LOC139431158 gene encoding glutamic acid-rich protein-like, producing the protein MNPQKDPNRPNQKPKEEVDKKKDKKKHSTNAASSEKPQYSNPNRKEEQNQRKIKIADKLKPPTFTKASKYIPQPLKTVDVENSIKCYRSKRPPSSNFWARTINNIYQTDNEVDINFESKNQPQEPKPSTSKDVVDTLSSKEESKHIPNIHTNIKSKHHKWYKSEKTTMADQQVVIDNICKAYEAASSSNKQKIKEREAREKEIKKREAKEKKMMEREAKERKMKEREMNAFPSNSVASGSKAYEVPLGMGLFGPTTAEEKKEKSSKSSKNDSFWKQSGCLDPQRLTIPKTTYIQLRNKLDKEPLYQVIYGRVLINIYSDEELGRVNEYYHRYLTDLFTNKDVPYH; encoded by the exons ATGAATCCACAGAAAGACCCAAATCGTCCCAACCAGAAACCGAAAGAAGAAgttgataaaaagaaagataaaaaaaaacattcaacTAACGCAGCGTCCTCTGAAAAACCACAATATTCGAACCCAAATCGAAAAGAAGAACAAAATCaacgtaaaataaaaattgctgaTAAGTTAAAACCCCCAACATTTACAAAAGCAAGCAAATATATTCCTCAACCATTAAAAACCGTTGATGTTGAGAACAGCATTAAATGCTATCGCTCGAAGAGACCACCGAGTTCTAATTTTTGGGCAAgaactattaataatatctaTCAGACAGACAATGAAGTTGACATCAACTTTGAATCCAAAAACCAACCACAAGAACCAAAACCATCAACTTCAAAAGATGTTGTCGATACTCTTTCAAGCAAGGAAGAATCGAAGCATATCCCAAACATTCACACTAACATAAAAAGCAAGCATCATAAATGGTATAAAAGCGAAAAGACAACTATGGCTGATCAACAAGTTGTGATTGATAATATTTGTAAAGCATATGAAGCAGCTTCAAgttcaaataaacaaaaaataaaagaaagagaaGCGAGGGagaaagaaattaagaaaagagaagcaaaggaaaaaaaaatgatggagAGAGAAGCAAAGgaaagaaaaatgaaggaaAGAGAAATGAATGCATTTCCTAGTAATAGCGTTGCTTCAGGCAGTAAAGCTTATGAAGTACCACTAGGTATGGGTTTGTTCGGTCCAACAACTGCcgaagagaagaaagaaaagtCTTCTAAATCTTCTAAGAACGATAGCTTTTGGAAACAATCTGGATGTTTGGATCCTCAACGTCTAACAATACCAAAAACTACTTACATCCAGTTGAGGAATAAATTGGATAAAGAACCACTTTACCAGGTTATTTATGGACGTGTCCTGATTAATATTTACAGCGATGAGGAACTTGGCAGAGTTAATGAATACTATCACAGGTATTTAACTGACTTATTCACGAATAAAGATG ttCCATACCATTGA
- the LOC139431032 gene encoding uncharacterized protein: MPQINPEQVARLVALVNDGRCKCYAARAVGVHEATARRAIRKYEQTGSTARKVGSGRPRKTSPRDDRFLRLRILRNRSNTAVNVQQDLRQIRGVAISKQTVCRRLKEVNLKARRPAKGPKLLPEHRAARRNFVQNYGEWNIPEWSNVLFYGRVEVLP, encoded by the coding sequence ATGCCTCAAATAAATCCAGAACAAGTAGCAAGATTAGTTGCTTTAGTAAACGATGGGCGTTGTAAATGTTACGCCGCTCGTGCAGTGGGAGTCCATGAAGCAACTGCTCGTAGAGCAATCCGCAAGTACGAACAAACAGGAAGCACTGCTCGGAAGGTGGGTTCTGGTCGCCCTAGAAAAACGTCTCCAAGAGATGATCGTTTCTTGAGATTGCGGATTTTACGGAATCGATCAAACACTGCGGTAAATGTTCAGCAAGATCTTCGCCAAATTCGTGGTGTTGCAATAAGTAAGCAGACGGTATGTAGACGTCTAAaagaagttaatttaaaagctAGGAGACCTGCAAAAGGTCCTAAATTATTGCCCGAACATCGTGCTGCTAGAAgaaattttgttcaaaattatgGAGAATGGAATATTCCTGAATGGTCGAATGTCTTGTTTTACGGACGAGTCGAGGTTTTGCCTTAA